One Gossypium raimondii isolate GPD5lz chromosome 3, ASM2569854v1, whole genome shotgun sequence genomic window carries:
- the LOC105795001 gene encoding uncharacterized protein LOC105795001, with product MASIASSSSSSSSSFTFTASSPFLSRPKLGTHPFPPALLSIPRLTPRKTPNLSLSLTTAAATSKSGGENAVPSKNPKETKKEVVEEEEVEVEEELPWIQEKALDLVEFTGSVTQAIPGPRVGTSSLPWILAVPLAYAGITFVIAFVKTVKKFTSPRHQRKKLVNKNAMLCKSIDELFQQGSDAVDNSALKGLVQKTGFSVEEILRKYIRYSLNEKPWSADLISSLIQLRKASMLDDSQIAEILNDISRRIVREKGPVVMDMSGFTEKGFKRKLAVQGLFGKVLYLSELPEFCSRDSSLIVKEIFGVTDEDADKLRLHTFSEAGDMDWLEKMVDGSNSEDSHEDSADAV from the exons ATGGCCTCCATtgcttcatcatcatcatcatcatcttcttcttttacCTTCACCGCTTCCTCCCCATTCCTCTCTCGTCCCAAACTTGGTACCCATCCCTTCCCTCCTGCTCTCTTGTCAATCCCTCGTTTGACcccaagaaaaacacccaacTTATCCCTATCTCTCACCACTGCGGCGGCGACCTCCAAGTCCGGCGGCGAAAATGCGGTCCCCTCGAAAAACCCAAAAGAGACCAAGAAAGAAGTAGTTGAAGAAGAGGAAGTGGAGGTGGAGGAGGAACTGCCCTGGATTCAAGAGAAGGCATTGGACCTTGTTGAGTTCACTGGTTCTGTTACTCAAGCCATCCCTGGACCCAGAGTCGGCACAAGCTCTTTGCCTTGGATTCTTGCTGTTCCTTTGGCTTATGCTGGTATCACTTTTGTCATTGCTTTTGTCAAAACCGTTAAGAAATTCACTTCTCCCAGGCACCAAAGAAAGAAATTG GTTAATAAAAATGCAATGCTTTGCAAATCCATCGATGAGTTGTTTCAGCAAGGAAGTGATGCAGTAGATAATTCAGCATTGAAGGGATTAGTGCAAAAG ACAGGTTTTAGTGTGGAGGAGATTCTGCGCAAGTATATTAGGTATTCGTTGAATGAGAAACCATGGAGTGCAGATTTGATTTCCAGCTTGATCCAGCTCAGGAAAGCTTCAATGCTTGATGATTCTCAgattgctgaaattttaaatgatatctcAAGACGGATCGTGCGCGAAAAAG GCCCAGTTGTCATGGACATGTCAGGGTTTACAGAAAAGGGATTTAAGAGGAAACTTGCCGTGCAGGGCCTTTTTGGGAAGGTTTTATATCTATCTGAG TTGCCGGAGTTCTGCTCAAGGGATAGCTCCTTGATTGTGAAGGAAATATTCGGGGTTACAGA TGAGGACGCGGACAAGCTCCGGCTACACACTTTCTCCGAAGCTGGGGATATGGATTGGCTTGAGAAGATGGTTGACGGTTCCAATTCAGAAGATTCCCATGAAGATTCAGCTGATGCTGTTTGA
- the LOC105795000 gene encoding lipoyl synthase 1, chloroplastic, with protein MSVSMSKPSISASIPIPRPRKPSSFSQLKIRCESLDSASKIDVKRPQSSSLSAAGKLMDSDTKNGSYPGGMGPFTGRDPNVKKPEWLRQKAPQGLRFDEVKQSLSRLKLNTVCEEAQCPNIGECWNGGGDGIATATIMVLGDTCTRGCRFCAVKTSRNPPPPDPMEPENTAQAIASWGVDYIVLTSVDRDDLPDGGSGHFAKTVQAMKNLKPDIMVECLTSDFRGDLKAVDTLVHSGLDVFAHNIETVKRLQRIVRDPRAGYEQSLSVLRHAKVSKEGMITKSSIMLGLGETDDELKEALADLRAIDVDILTLGQYLQPTPLHLTVKEYVTPEKFAFWKEYGESIGFRYVASGPLVRSSYRAGELFVKSMVKERANNTTASTN; from the exons atgtcgGTATCAATGTCAAAACCTTCAATCTCAGCTTCAATCCCCATTCCAAGACCTCGTAAACCCTCCTCATTTTCACAACTCAAAATCCGATGCGAATCTTTAGATTCAGCGTCGAAAATTGATGTCAAAAGACCGCAATCCTCTTCGTTATCGGCGGCTGGGAAGCTGATGGATTCGGATACCAAAAACGGGTCATACCCGGGTGGTATGGGTCCTTTTACGGGCAGAGACCCTAACGTGAAGAAGCCGGAGTGGCTGAGGCAGAAGGCTCCGCAAGGGCTGAGGTTTGACGAGGTTAAACAATCTCTCTCGCGCTTGAAACTCAATACTGTTTGTGAGGAAGCTCAGTGCCCCAACATTGGAGAg TGTTGGAATGGAGGTGGGGATGGCATTGCGACTGCAACGATAATGGTGCTTGGGGACACTTGCACCCGAGGTTGTCGGTTCTGTGCAGTTAAAACCAGCAGGAACCCGCCACCGCCTGACCCCATGGAGCCAGAAAATACAGCTCAGGCCATTGCCAGTTGGGG TGTGGATTATATTGTTTTGACTAGCGTAGATCGTGATGACTTACCTGATGGTGGGAGTGGACATTTTGCTAAGACTGTCCAAGCTATGAAG AACCTCAAGCCAGACATCATGGTTGAATGTTTAACTTCTGATTTTCGAGGCGATTTGAAAGCTGTAGACACTCTGGTACATTCAGGATTAGATGTCTTTGCACATAACATTGAAACAGTGAAACGGCTGCAAAGAATTGTCAGGGATCCACGGGCCGG GTATGAGCAGAGTTTGTCAGTTCTAAGACATGCAAAGGTGAGCAAAGAAGGAATGATAACAAAGTCTTCAATAATGCTTGGCCTTGGTGAAACTGATGATGAGTTAAAGGAAGCCCTGGCTGATCTGAGGGCTATAGATGTTGACATTCTTACACTTGGGCAATATCTACAG CCTACACCACTCCATTTGACCGTCAAAGAATATGTTACGCCCGAAAAGTTTGCTTTCTGGAAGGAATACGGGGAATCGATTGGATTTCGTTATGTAGCTAGTGGTCCCTTG GTTCGATCATCGTATAGGGCAGGGGAGCTCTTTGTTAAGTCCATGGTGAAAGAAAGGGCTAACAACACTACAGCTTCAACCAATTGA
- the LOC105795002 gene encoding pyruvate kinase, cytosolic isozyme, whose product MANIDIDGILKELPNDGRIPKTKIVCTLGPASRSVPMIEKLLRAGMNVARFNFSHGSHEYHQETLDNLRSAMHNTGILCAVMLDTKGPEIRTGFLKDGKAVQLKEGQEITVTTDYDIKGDEKMISMSYKKLAVDLKPGNTILCADGTITLSVLSCEPAAGTVRCRCENTAMIGERKNVNLPGVVVDLPTLTEKDKEDILGWGVPNSIDMIALSFVRKGSDLVNVRKVLGPHAKKIQLMSKVENQEGVINFDEILRETDAFMVARGDLGMEIPVEKIFLAQKMMIYKCNLAGKPVVTATQMLESMIKSPRPTRAEATDVANAVLDGTDCVMLSGESAAGAYPELAVKIMARICIEAESSLDYGAIFKEMIRSTPLPMSPLESLASSAVRTANKAKAKLIVVLTRGGTTAKLVAKYRPAVPILSVVVPVLTTDSFDWTCSDEGPARHSLIYRGLVPILAEGSAKATDAESTEVILEAAMKSATEKGLCKPGDAIVALHRIGAASVIKICIVK is encoded by the exons ATGGCAAATATAGATATCGATGGGATCTTGAAGGAGCTTCCCAATGATGGGCGTATCCCTAAAACCAAGATCGTTTGTACTCTGGGTCCGGCTTCACGGTCCGTACCTATGATAGAGAAGCTGTTGAGGGCTGGGATGAACGTTGCTCGCTTCAATTTCTCTCATGGCAGTCATGAGTATCATCAAGAGACCTTGGATAATCTTAGGTCTGCTATGCACAACACCGGCATCCTTTGCGCCGTCATGCTTGACACCAAG GGCCCTGAGATTCGAACTGGATTCCTGAAGGATGGAAAAGCTGTTCAACTGAAGGAAGGCCAGGAAATTACCGTAACAACCGATTACGATATTAAGGGAGATGAGAAGATGATCTCCATGAGCTACAAAAAGCTGGCTGTTGATCTGAAGCCTGGGAATACCATTTTGTGTGCGGATGGTACAATCACACTTTCGGTGTTATCCTGTGAACCTGCTGCTGGGACTGTGAGATGCCGATGTGAAAACACAGCGATGATCGGTGAGAGGAAAAATGTCAACCTTCCTGGTGTCGTGGTGGATCTTCCCACACTCACTGAGAAGGATAAAGAAGACATCTTGGGATGGGGAGTTCCCAACAGTATTGATATGATTGCTCTTTCCTTTGTACGCAAAGGGTCTGATCTTGTCAATGTTCGTAAGGTCCTCGGTCCCCATGCTAAGAAGATTCAATTGATGTCAAAG GTTGAGAATCAGGAGGGTGTTATCAACTTCGACGAGATCTTGCGTGAGACTGATGCATTTATGGTTGCCCGTGGTGACCTTGGAATGGAAATTCCGGTTGAGAAGATCTTCCTAGCACAAAAGATGATGATATACAAGTGTAATCTTGCAGGCAAGCCTGTTGTTACCGCCACTCAAATGCTTGAATCCATGATAAAGTCTCCGAGGCCAACCCGAGCTGAAGCAACCGATGTTGCTAATGCTGTCCTGGACGGTACCGATTGTGTCATGCTCAGTGGTGAGAGTGCTGCTGGAGCCTATCCAGAGCTTGCCGTGAAGATCATGGCTCGAATTTGTATTGAGGCAGAATCTTCCCTTGACTATGGAGCAATCTTCAAAGAAATGATCCGATCGACTCCACTTCCAATGAGTCCACTGGAGAGTCTTGCATCCTCAGCTGTACGAACAGCTAACAAGGCCAAAGCTAAACTCATCGTTGTCTTAACCCGTGGTGGAACGACAGCCAAATTGGTCGCCAAGTACAGACCAGCTGTTCCTATCCTATCCGTGGTCGTCCCAGTCTTGACAACCGATTCATTTGATTGGACCTGCAGTGACGAAGGTCCAGCCAGACACAGTCTGATATATAGGGGCTTGGTTCCCATCCTGGCAGAAGGGTCAGCCAAGGCAACTGATGCCGAATCCACCGAGGTCATCTTAGAAGCAGCAATGAAGTCAGCTACGGAGAAGGGGTTGTGCAAGCCTGGTGATGCCATCGTTGCACTGCACCGTATCGGGGCTGCTTCGGTTATTAAGATCTGCATAGTGAAGTGA
- the LOC105795004 gene encoding alpha-galactosidase 1 encodes MLIYCFNFLCRYPVMTKALKKAGRPIFFSLCEWGEMHPAEWGFHVGNSWRTTCDITDTWESMISRADQNELYAQYARPGGWNDPDMLEIGNGGMTKDEYIVHFSLWAISKAPLLLGCDIRNMTQETIEIISNKEVIAVNQDSYGIQARKARMHGDEEIWVAPLSSYRTAVVILNRGSVRYSVTAFWEDMGLDPNTVVEARDLWEHKTLKNRFVGNITTMLNPHSCKMYVLKPVS; translated from the exons atgcttatatattgctttaattttttgtgTAGATATCCTGTTATGACTAAAGCTTTGAAGAAGGCTGGCCGCCCCATATTCTTTTCTCTGTGTGAATG GGGAGAAATGCACCCTGCTGAATGGGGTTTCCATGTAGGAAATAGCTGGAGGACAACTTGTGACATAACTGATACATGGGAAAG TATGATTTCGAGAGCTGATCAAAATGAATTGTATGCTCAATATGCAAGGCCTGGTGGTTGGAATG ATCCGGACATGCTTGAGATCGGGAATGGAGGGATGACGAAAGATGAATATATAGTACATTTCAGCTTATGGGCTATTTCCAAG GCTCCTCTTCTTCTCGGCTGCGACATAAGGAATATGACACAAGAGACTATAGAGATCATTTCAAACAAAGAGGTCATTGCTGTTAACCAAG ATTCTTATGGTATTCAAGCTAGGAAGGCTAGGATGCACGGTGATGAAGAG ATTTGGGTTGCGCCACTTTCCAGCTATAGGACAGCAGTGGTCATTCTCAATAGGGGTTCAGTTCGCTATTCTGTAACCGCGTTCTGGGAGGATATGGGACTAGACCCCAACACTGTAGTTGAAGCTAGGGACCTTTGGGAG CATAAAACACTGAAGAACCGGTTTGTGGGCAATATTACAACAATGTTGAACCCTCATTCATGCAAAATGTATGTGTTGAAACCAGTTTCTTGA
- the LOC105795005 gene encoding ABC transporter B family member 19 codes for MASRTHGLVQVEEKNRDGTEEEKKDGEDANRAFPFYMLLRYADTLDWTLMALGTLGSIVHGMAQPVGYLLLGKALNAFGDNINDIDGMVKALEKVIPFVWYMAFATFPAGVLEIGCWMYASERQMARLRLAFLRAMLSQEIGAFDTDITSGKIISGMSYHMSIIQDAIGEKLGHFLSSFATFFSGILIAAICCWEVSLLTFVVAPTILVIGATYTRKMIAISATKMLYISEATSMVEQTISQIKTVFAFVGENSAIKSFSECLDKQFSLSKGEALIKGVGTGMFQTVTFCAWALIIWIGAVAVTSRKAKGGDVIAAVMSILFGSVSLTFAAPDIQIFNQAKAAGYEVFKLIQRKPTISYDSKGKEVEKISGDIDIRHVYFAYPSRPEKSIIQGFSLSIPAGKTVALVGSSGCGKSTVICLVQRFYDPLKGEIFIDDHNIKDLDLKFLRKNIGAVSQEPSLFSGTIKDNIKLGYMDASDQQIHDAATMANAHTFISQLPNQYSTEVGQRGVQLSGGQKQRIAIARAILKNPPILLLDEATSALDSESEKLVQDALERAMQGRTVVLIAHRMSTIVNADIIAVVENGQVTETGTHSSLLDSSNFYNNLFSIQNIGQIRDSRTTETTEESATADKQFSTLDIELKEETRELDGHRTESLEQVEPQRRENTSMFFRIWFGLRKRELANVATGSIAAAFAGVSKPFFGFFIITVGVAYYQKDAKQLVGKYSIIFALIGLLALFMHTLQHYFYGVVGEKAMANLRKALYSGILRNEVGWFEKPENNVGSLTSRVINDTSIVKTIISDRMSVIVQCISSILIATVVSMVVNWRMALVAWAVMPCHFIGGLIQAKSAKGFASDSAATHREVVALASESAANIRTIASFCHEEHILRKARISLEKPMKRSMKESIKYGIIQGFSLCLWNIAHAVALWYTTILVDRKQASFENGIRAYQIFSLTVPSITELWTLIPSVISAINVLTPVFETLDRRTEIEPEKPEVLQLERIKGKIEFQNVKFNYPLRPEVIVLNNFSLQIEPGTKVAIVGPSGAGKSSVLAILLMFYVPLEGRVLIDDKNIKEYNLKMLRKQIGLVQQEPLLFSSSIRNNICYGTEQASETEIMEVSRQANIHEFISNLPDGYDTVVGEKGCQLSGGQKQRIAIARTLLKKPAILLMDEATSALDGESERIIVKALESLNQKGNDGLVSRITRITVAHRLSTIISSDLIVVMDRGEIVESGSHSTLISISEGVYSRLCNLQNAMEM; via the exons ATGGCTTCCAGAACTCATGGACTTGTGCAGGTCGAAGAGAAAAACCGGGACGGaacagaagaagagaagaaggaTGGAGAGGATGCTAATAGAGCATTTCCATTTTATATGCTTCTGCGGTATGCAGATACACTGGATTGGACTCTTATGGCACTAGGGACCTTGGGTTCTATAGTCCATGGCATGGCTCAACCTGTTGGATATCTGTTACTAGGGAAAGCTCTTAATGCATTTGGGGACAACATTAATGACATTGATGGCATGGTTAAAGCACTCGAGAAG GTTATTCCCTTTGTATGGTACATGGCTTTTGCTACATTCCCTGCTGGTGTACTAG AGATCGGATGCTGGATGTATGCAAGTGAAAGACAAATGGCTCGACTACGGTTAGCATTCCTGAGAGCAATGCTAAGCCAGGAGATTGGAGCATTTGATACGGATATAACGAGTGGGAAAATCATTAGTGGAATGAGTTACCACATGAGTATCATACAAGATGCAATAGGGGAGAAG CTAGGCCATTTTCTTTCAAGCTTTGCAACATTCTTTTCTGGAATCCTTATTGCTGCTATATGCTGTTGGGAAGTGTCCCTACTTACCTTCGTGGTTGCTCCTACGATTCTAGTGATCGGAGCCACCTACACCAGAAAAATGATTGCTATTTCAGCTACTAAGATGCTCTACATATCAGAAGCTACATCAATGGTAGAACAG ACCATCTCTCAAATCAAAACAGTATTTGCTTTTGTTGGAGAGAATTCTGCAATTAAATCGTTCTCAGAGTGCTTGGATAAACAGTTTTCATTAAGCAAAGGAGAAGCACTGATAAAAGGTGTAGGCACTGGCATGTTTCAAACTGTGACCTTTTGTGCTTGGGCACTGATCATATGGATTGGAGCCGTTGCCGTCACTTCCCGGAAAGCAAAAGGAGGGGATGTCATAGCTGCGGTGATGAGCATTCTCTTTGGATCCGT ATCACTTACTTTTGCTGCACCAGACATACAAATCTTCAATCAGGCAAAGGCTGCAGGGTATGAGGTTTTCAAGCTGATACAAAGAAAGCCAACAATAAGTTATGATTCAAAGGGAAAGGAAGTTGAGAAGATCAGTGGTGACATTGATATACGCCATGTATACTTTGCTTACCCTTCTCGTCCCGAAAAGTCAATCATTCAAGGATTTTCATTGTCGATTCCAGCAGGAAAGACGGTTGCTTTAGTCGGCAGCAGCGGATGTGGAAAGAGTACTGTTATCTGCTTGGTTCAAAGGTTCTATGATCCCCTCAAAG GGGAGATTTTCATTGACGATCATAACATCAAGGATCTGGATTTGAAGTTCCTCCGGAAGAATATTGGAGCAGTATCCCAAGAACCATCACTCTTTTCCGGTACCATCAAGGATAATATCAAATTAGGATACATGGATGCAAGCGATCAACAGATCCATGATGCAGCAACGATGGCAAATGCACATACTTTCATTTCTCAACTTCCAAATCAGTACTCAACTGAG GTAGGCCAAAGAGGAGTGCAGCTATCAGGAGGGCAGAAACAAAGAATTGCCATAGCAAGAGCTATTCTAAAGAACCCTCCAATTCTTTTACTCGATGAGGCAACAAGTGCACTTGATTCAGAGTCGGAGAAACTGGTTCAAGATGCTCTGGAGAGGGCTATGCAGGGCAGGACCGTTGTCCTGATTGCACACCGGATGTCAACCATTGTCAATGCCGATATAATCGCAGTTGTGGAGAATGGACAAGTTACAGAAACAGGAACTCACTCCAGCTTGTTAGACTCTAGCAATTTCTATAACAATCTGTTCAGCATTCAGAACATCGGGCAGATTCGGGATTCGAG GACTACTGAAACTACTGAAGAATCTGCCACTGCTGATAAACAGTTTTCAACTCTAGACATTGAGCTAAAAGAGGAAACAAGGGAACTCGATGGACATCGTACCGAATCTTTGGAGCAAGTTGAACCGCAAAGGAGGGAAAACACGAGTATGTTCTTCAGAATTTGGTTTGGCTTAAGGAAACGTGAGCTTGCAAATGTTGCTACTGGTTCTATAGCTGCAGCTTTTGCTGGTGTTTCAAAGCCATTTTTCGGATTCTTCATCATAACTGTGGGAGTTGCATACTACCAGAAAGATGCAAAACAGCTAGTCGGAAAGTATTCGATTATCTTTGCACTTATAGGATTGCTAGCTTTATTCATGCACACCCTGCAGCATTACTTTTACGGAGTGGTTGGAGAAAAGGCAATGGCAAACCTCAGGAAAGCTTTATATTCAG GTATACTACGTAATGAAGTTGGTTGGTTTGAGAAACCAGAGAACAATGTTGGTTCACTTACCTCAAGGGTCATCAATGACACCTCAATTGTCAAAACCATTATTTCTGATCGGATGTCCGTTATCGTCCAGTGTATTTCTTCGATACTGATTGCAACAGTCGTTAGCATGGTTGTTAACTGGAGAATGGCACTAGTAGCTTGGGCAGTGATGCCTTGCCACTTCATTGGTGGACTCATTCAGGCCAAATCAGCCAAAGGATTCGCAAGCGACTCGGCTGCTACTCACCGTGAAGTTGTTGCCCTTGCATCTGAATCCGCAGCCAACATACGAACCATCGCATCATTTTGCCATGAAGAACACATACTAAGGAAAGCTAGAATCTCCCTGGAAAAGCCAATGAAAAGGAGCATGAAAGAAAGCATCAAATATGGCATCATTCAAGGCTTTTCCCTTTGTTTATGGAACATAGCTCATGCTGTTGCATTATGGTACACAACAATTTTGGTCGATAGGAAACAAGCAAGTTTCGAAAATGGTATTAGAGCATACCAAATTTTCTCCCTCACAGTACCTTCAATCACTGAACTATGGACATTGATCCCTTCAGTCATTTCAGCAATCAACGTACTAACACCAGTATTCGAAACCCTCGACCGGAGAACCGAAATCGAACCTGAAAAACCCGAAGTTTTGCAGCTTGAGAGGATCAAAGGAAAAATCGAGTTCCAAAACGTTAAATTCAACTATCCATTAAGGCCAGAAGTGATTGTCCTCAACAACTTCAGTTTACAAATTGAACCAGGAACAAAAGTAGCCATTGTTGGACCAAGTGGAGCTGGTAAATCCTCAGTGTTAGCCATTTTACTAATGTTTTACGTTCCATTAGAAGGAAGGGTTCTTATTGACGACAAAAACATAAAGGAATACAATCTAAAGATGTTGAGGAAACAAATCGGATTAGTACAACAAGAGCCACTTCTTTTCAGTTCTTCCATTAGAAACAACATCTGTTACGGAACCGAGCAAGCTTCAGAAACCGAAATCATGGAGGTATCAAGACAAGCAAACATACATGAATTCATAAGCAATTTACCGGATGGATACGACACGGTTGTCGGCGAAAAAGGGTGTCAACTTTCCGGCGGGCAAAAGCAAAGGATCGCCATTGCTCGAACCTTGCTAAAGAAACCTGCAATCTTGCTTATGGATGAAGCAACGAGTGCGCTGGATGGTGAGTCGGAAAGAATCATTGTAAAGGCCCTGGAATCGTTGAATCAAAAGGGTAATGATGGGTTAGTGAGTAGAATCACGCGGATTACGGTGGCTCATAGATTATCGACGATTATAAGCTCGGATTTGATTGTGGTTATGGATAGAGGAGAGATTGTTGAGAGTGGGTCTCACTCAACGTTGATATCAATATCCGAGGGAGTGTATTCGAGATTATGTAATCTCCAGAATGCAATGGAAATGTAA
- the LOC105795006 gene encoding ferredoxin-thioredoxin reductase, variable chain: MSTSTATSGTCLIICSNGKSSLETKTSTMITLKSSSFPSRLTAVSIKVRTRVVSCQAVSTASVDKDEKDASISGSEEDPEAAKVGAKVRVKVPLKVYHVPRVPEVDLNGMEGVIKQFVGVWKGKRISANLPFKVEFVTEIEERGPVKFLAHLKEDELEFLD, from the coding sequence ATGAGTACAAGTACGGCCACGTCCGGTACATGTTTGATCATATGCTCCAATGGAAAATCATCTCTCGAAACCAAAACTTCCACGATGATTACGTTGAAATCGTCGTCGTTTCCTTCCCGCTTAACCGCCGTTTCTATAAAGGTGAGGACGAGAGTTGTTTCCTGCCAAGCTGTCTCCACCGCTTCCGTCGACAAGGACGAGAAAGACGCGTCGATTTCGGGATCGGAGGAAGACCCAGAGGCGGCTAAAGTTGGGGCAAAGGTTAGGGTAAAAGTGCCTCTCAAAGTTTACCACGTGCCTCGCGTCCCTGAGGTGGATCTGAACGGCATGGAAGGAGTGATTAAACAATTCGTGGGGGTGTGGAAAGGGAAAAGGATTTCAGCTAATCTACCTTTCAAGGTGGAGTTCGTCACTGAGATTGAAGAGCGAGGACCTGTCAAGTTCTTAGCCCATCTTAAAGAGGATGAATTGGAATTCCTTGATTAA